A portion of the Achromobacter sp. MFA1 R4 genome contains these proteins:
- a CDS encoding DsbE family thiol:disulfide interchange protein, whose product MLRYLLPLAAFLAMAVFLAMGLSRDPRAVPSAMIDKPAPAIGLPDLLEPGRTLDVESLRGKVWLLNVWASWCGPCKDELPVLREAAQRHGIALYGLNYKDKPDEARAWLARNGNPYLASASDADGRVGIEYGVYGVPETFVIDGDGRIRYKHLGLITPELWRTRLQPVIEALQ is encoded by the coding sequence ATGCTGCGCTACCTGCTGCCGCTGGCCGCGTTCCTGGCGATGGCCGTGTTCCTGGCGATGGGCCTGTCGCGCGACCCGCGCGCGGTGCCGTCGGCGATGATCGACAAGCCCGCCCCCGCCATCGGGCTGCCCGACCTGCTGGAACCGGGCCGCACGCTGGACGTGGAGTCCCTGCGCGGCAAGGTCTGGCTGCTGAACGTGTGGGCCTCCTGGTGCGGTCCCTGCAAGGACGAGCTGCCCGTGCTGCGCGAGGCCGCGCAGCGCCACGGCATCGCGCTCTACGGACTGAACTACAAGGACAAGCCCGACGAGGCGCGCGCATGGCTGGCGCGCAACGGCAATCCGTACCTCGCGTCCGCCAGCGACGCCGACGGGCGGGTGGGCATCGAATATGGCGTCTACGGGGTGCCCGAGACCTTTGTGATCGACGGTGACGGTCGCATCCGCTACAAGCACCTGGGCCTCATCACGCCCGAACTCTGGCGCACGCGCCTGCAACCTGTCATCGAGGCGCTGCAATGA
- a CDS encoding cytochrome c-type biogenesis protein, with product MLLAPAALHAAPAPVPVLSADQEQRADKLAHGLRCLVCQNQTLAESNAPLALDMRKLIRDQLAEGRTDAQIMRFFQDRYGDFVRYDPPFKPATWLLWLGPFALLALGFLVLARTLKRRAGMRAPLTADERERAARFLDSGS from the coding sequence ATGCTCCTGGCCCCGGCGGCCCTGCACGCCGCGCCCGCGCCGGTACCTGTACTGTCCGCCGACCAGGAACAACGCGCCGACAAGCTGGCGCACGGCCTGCGCTGCCTGGTCTGCCAGAATCAGACTCTGGCCGAATCCAATGCGCCGCTGGCGCTGGACATGCGCAAGCTCATCCGCGACCAGCTTGCCGAGGGCAGGACCGACGCGCAGATCATGCGCTTCTTCCAGGACCGCTATGGCGACTTCGTCCGCTATGACCCGCCCTTCAAGCCGGCCACCTGGCTGCTCTGGCTGGGCCCGTTCGCGCTGCTGGCGCTGGGCTTTCTGGTCCTGGCCCGCACGCTCAAGCGGCGCGCCGGCATGCGCGCGCCGCTGACCGCCGACGAACGCGAGCGCGCCGCCCGCTTCCTGGATTCCGGCTCATGA
- the napA gene encoding periplasmic nitrate reductase subunit alpha — translation MAIARREFIKQSAVAAAATVAGIPIVGYTQNIVTESEAAKLKWSKAPCRFCGTGCGVNVAVKDNLVVATHGDFNAEVNKGLNCVKGYFLSKIMYGNDRLTTPLLRMKDGKYAKDGEFAPVSWDTAFDVMAEQFKRVLKDKGPTAVGMFGSGQWTVWEGYAALKLMKAGFRSNNLDPNARHCMASAAVGFMRTFGADEPMGCYDDIENADAFVLWGSNMAEMHPILWTRVTDRRLSAPKTKVAVLSTFEHRSYELADLTLTFTPQTDLAILNYIANHIIQTKRVNREFVDKHTVFREGNTDIGYGLRPDHPLQKAAKNADKAGGSKPITYEEFAKFVSSYDLDYTAKLTGVPKKQLQDLAELYADPKVRVTSFWTMGFNQHTRGVWANNMVYNIHLLTGKISTPGNSPFSLTGQPSACGTAREVGTFSHRLPADLVVTNPKHRAHAEEIWQLPAGTIPDKVGAHAVLQNRMLKDGTINAYWVMVNNNMQAAANLMNEGLPGYRNPDNFIVVSDAYPTVTTISADLILPAAMWVEKEGAYGNAERRTQFWHQLVNAPGDARSDLWQLMEFSKRFKVEEVWPADLLAKKPEYRGKTLFDVLFANGKVNKFPNTELNADYENQEAKAFGFYAQKGLFEEYAEFGRGHGHDLAPFDTYHEVRGLRWPVVNGKETLWRYREGSDPYVKAGAGFEFYGNPDGRAVIYALPYEPPPESPDEEYPFWLSTGRVLEHWHSGSMTRRVPELYKAFPNAVCFMHPDDAQAMGLRRGVEVEVVSRRGRMRTRLETRGRDKPPRGLVFVPWFDAGQLINKVTLDATDPISFQTDFKKCAVKIVKV, via the coding sequence CGTAGGGAATTCATCAAGCAGTCCGCCGTTGCCGCCGCAGCCACCGTGGCCGGCATCCCGATCGTGGGCTACACGCAGAACATCGTGACCGAATCCGAGGCCGCCAAGCTGAAATGGTCCAAGGCGCCCTGTAGGTTCTGCGGGACCGGCTGCGGCGTGAACGTCGCGGTCAAGGACAACCTGGTCGTGGCCACGCACGGAGATTTCAACGCCGAGGTCAACAAGGGCCTGAACTGCGTGAAGGGCTATTTCCTGTCCAAGATCATGTACGGCAATGACCGGCTGACCACGCCGCTCTTGCGCATGAAGGACGGCAAGTACGCCAAGGACGGCGAATTCGCGCCCGTGTCCTGGGACACCGCGTTCGACGTGATGGCCGAGCAGTTCAAGCGGGTGCTGAAGGATAAGGGCCCCACCGCGGTCGGCATGTTCGGATCGGGCCAGTGGACCGTCTGGGAAGGCTATGCCGCGCTCAAGCTGATGAAGGCGGGCTTTCGGTCCAACAACCTGGATCCCAACGCGCGCCATTGCATGGCGTCCGCGGCAGTCGGCTTCATGCGCACCTTCGGGGCGGACGAGCCCATGGGCTGTTACGACGACATCGAGAACGCCGACGCCTTCGTGCTGTGGGGTTCGAACATGGCCGAGATGCACCCCATTCTGTGGACGCGCGTCACGGACCGGCGGCTGTCCGCGCCCAAGACCAAGGTGGCGGTGCTGTCCACCTTCGAGCACCGCTCGTATGAGCTGGCCGACCTGACGCTGACCTTCACCCCCCAGACCGACCTGGCGATCCTGAACTACATCGCCAACCACATCATCCAGACCAAGCGGGTGAACCGCGAATTCGTGGACAAGCACACCGTGTTCCGCGAAGGCAACACCGACATCGGCTACGGGCTGCGTCCGGACCACCCGCTGCAGAAGGCGGCCAAGAACGCCGACAAGGCGGGCGGGTCCAAGCCGATCACCTACGAGGAATTCGCCAAGTTCGTCTCCAGTTACGACCTGGACTACACCGCCAAGCTGACGGGCGTGCCAAAGAAGCAGCTCCAGGACCTGGCCGAGCTCTACGCCGATCCCAAGGTGCGCGTCACCTCGTTCTGGACCATGGGGTTCAACCAGCACACCCGCGGCGTGTGGGCCAACAACATGGTCTACAACATCCACCTGCTGACGGGCAAGATCTCGACGCCGGGCAACAGCCCGTTCTCGCTGACCGGCCAGCCCTCGGCCTGCGGCACGGCGCGCGAGGTCGGGACGTTTTCGCACCGCCTGCCCGCCGACCTGGTCGTCACCAATCCCAAGCACCGCGCGCATGCCGAAGAGATCTGGCAACTGCCCGCGGGCACCATCCCCGACAAGGTCGGCGCCCATGCCGTGCTGCAGAACCGCATGCTCAAGGACGGCACGATCAACGCCTATTGGGTGATGGTCAACAACAACATGCAGGCGGCCGCGAACCTCATGAACGAAGGGTTGCCGGGCTATCGCAATCCCGACAACTTCATCGTGGTGTCGGACGCCTACCCCACCGTCACGACCATTTCGGCCGACCTGATCCTGCCGGCCGCCATGTGGGTGGAAAAGGAAGGCGCCTACGGCAACGCCGAACGCCGCACCCAGTTCTGGCACCAGCTCGTCAATGCGCCGGGCGACGCGCGCTCGGACCTGTGGCAGTTGATGGAGTTCTCCAAGCGCTTCAAGGTCGAGGAAGTGTGGCCGGCCGACCTGCTGGCCAAGAAGCCCGAGTACCGGGGCAAGACCCTGTTCGACGTGCTGTTCGCCAATGGCAAGGTCAACAAGTTCCCCAATACCGAGCTCAACGCCGACTATGAGAATCAAGAAGCCAAGGCCTTCGGCTTCTATGCGCAAAAGGGCCTGTTCGAGGAATACGCGGAGTTCGGCCGCGGCCACGGCCACGACCTTGCGCCCTTCGACACGTACCACGAGGTCCGCGGCCTGCGCTGGCCCGTGGTCAATGGCAAAGAGACGCTCTGGCGCTACCGCGAAGGCAGCGACCCCTACGTGAAGGCGGGCGCGGGCTTCGAGTTCTATGGCAACCCGGACGGCCGCGCCGTGATCTACGCCTTGCCCTACGAGCCGCCCCCGGAGTCGCCGGACGAGGAATATCCGTTCTGGCTGTCCACCGGCCGGGTCCTGGAGCACTGGCATTCGGGATCGATGACGCGGCGCGTTCCCGAACTGTACAAGGCGTTTCCCAATGCGGTCTGTTTCATGCACCCGGACGACGCCCAGGCCATGGGACTGCGCCGGGGCGTGGAGGTCGAAGTCGTCTCGCGGCGCGGCCGGATGCGCACGCGGCTGGAAACGCGGGGACGCGACAAGCCGCCGCGCGGCCTGGTCTTCGTGCCCTGGTTCGACGCCGGTCAGCTCATCAACAAGGTCACCCTGGACGCCACCGATCCGATCTCGTTCCAGACCGACTTCAAGAAATGCGCCGTGAAGATCGTCAAGGTCTGA
- a CDS encoding cytochrome c3 family protein, producing MVKLIKRYWNIIRRPSVHFSLGFLTVGGFIGGILFWGAFNTAMELTNTEKFCTGCHEMRDNVYAELKGTIHFTNRSGVRALCSDCHVPHNWTDKIARKMQASKEVWGKIFGTIDTREKFVDKRLELAQHEWARFKANDSLECRNCHNYEYMDFTRQSVRAQNMHSTYLADKSKTCIDCHKGIAHTLPHIPPGQTSQATPPARASQEVANAAR from the coding sequence ATGGTCAAGCTCATCAAGCGATACTGGAACATCATCCGCCGGCCCAGCGTGCATTTCAGCCTGGGCTTTCTGACCGTGGGCGGATTCATTGGCGGCATCCTGTTCTGGGGCGCGTTCAACACCGCCATGGAGCTGACGAACACCGAGAAGTTCTGCACCGGCTGCCACGAAATGCGCGACAACGTCTACGCGGAACTCAAGGGCACCATCCACTTCACCAACCGCTCGGGGGTGCGGGCGCTGTGTTCGGACTGCCACGTGCCGCACAACTGGACCGACAAGATCGCGCGCAAGATGCAGGCGTCCAAAGAGGTCTGGGGCAAGATCTTCGGCACCATCGACACGCGCGAGAAGTTCGTCGACAAGCGGCTGGAGCTGGCCCAGCACGAGTGGGCGCGCTTCAAGGCGAACGACTCGCTCGAATGCCGCAACTGCCACAACTACGAATACATGGACTTCACCCGCCAGAGCGTGCGGGCGCAGAACATGCATTCCACCTACCTGGCCGACAAGTCCAAGACCTGCATCGACTGCCACAAAGGCATTGCCCACACGCTGCCGCACATTCCGCCTGGCCAGACCTCCCAAGCGACGCCGCCGGCCAGGGCGTCCCAAGAGGTGGCCAATGCGGCCCGCTGA
- a CDS encoding heme lyase CcmF/NrfE family subunit — protein sequence MIPEIGLFSLILALLVALAQGILPLIGAAAGWQAGLRVARPAAMGQFALTALAFACLAWSFVHNDFSVLYVAANSHADLPPAYRFAAVWGGHEGSLLLWQTLLTAWTLAVALCSRRLPLAFAGRVLAVMGWISVGLLLFMLFLSNPFERLIPPAMAGRDLNPLLQDPGMIVHPPMLYMGYVGFSVAFAFAIAALLSGELDALWARWVRPWTLAAWTFLTIGILLGSAWAYYVLGWGGWWFWDPVENASFMPWLAGTALIHSLIVTERRGAFRSWTVLLAICTFSLSILGTFLVRSGVLTSVHAFAVDPGRGLYILAFMTVIVGGSLALYAWRAPSVGLGGGFSLLSRESLLLSNNVVLTVAAGSVLLGTLYPVVLDVLAWGKISIGPPYFEAVFVPLMTPAIFLMGVGPVARWKQAEVPDLARRLKAAFGVSVLTAVLAPLAMPGPPRFGSPMIVLGLWLAAWSIASAAAHAWQRITDGEGEVLRRLARQPRSWYGMLLAHAGVGVFIAGVTLANGYEVKRELRLEVGASHEAGGYGFTFAGIGPAAGPNYSAQRAVFRVTRDGRPVVTLYPEKRLYTVQDMALSQADIDSGFSRDLFVALGEPVGENAWTVRIQVKPFMTWIWTGCILMALGGLLAAGDGRYRRTQQAGAAVPQARGAAAGRAAREGY from the coding sequence ATGATTCCCGAGATCGGTCTCTTCAGCCTGATCCTCGCGCTGCTGGTGGCGCTGGCGCAGGGCATCCTGCCGCTCATCGGCGCGGCCGCCGGCTGGCAGGCGGGGCTGCGCGTGGCGCGGCCTGCCGCCATGGGACAGTTCGCCCTCACGGCGCTGGCCTTCGCCTGTCTGGCATGGTCCTTCGTGCACAACGACTTTTCCGTGCTGTACGTGGCCGCGAACTCGCACGCCGACCTGCCGCCCGCATACCGCTTCGCGGCAGTCTGGGGCGGACACGAAGGGTCGCTCCTGCTGTGGCAGACCCTGCTGACAGCCTGGACGCTGGCCGTGGCGCTGTGCAGCCGGCGGCTGCCTCTGGCCTTCGCCGGCCGCGTGCTGGCGGTGATGGGCTGGATCAGCGTGGGCCTGCTGCTGTTCATGCTGTTCCTGTCCAACCCGTTCGAACGCCTGATTCCGCCCGCCATGGCGGGCCGCGACCTGAACCCGCTGCTGCAGGACCCGGGCATGATCGTGCATCCGCCCATGCTGTACATGGGCTATGTGGGCTTCTCGGTGGCGTTCGCCTTCGCCATCGCCGCGCTCCTGTCGGGCGAACTGGACGCGCTGTGGGCGCGCTGGGTGCGCCCCTGGACCCTGGCCGCGTGGACGTTCCTTACCATCGGCATCCTGCTGGGCAGCGCCTGGGCCTATTACGTCCTGGGCTGGGGCGGCTGGTGGTTCTGGGACCCGGTCGAAAACGCCTCTTTCATGCCCTGGCTGGCGGGCACCGCGCTGATCCATTCGCTCATCGTCACCGAGCGGCGCGGCGCGTTCCGAAGCTGGACGGTGCTGCTGGCCATCTGCACGTTCTCGCTCAGCATCCTGGGCACCTTCCTGGTCCGCTCGGGCGTGCTGACCTCGGTGCACGCCTTCGCGGTGGACCCGGGCCGGGGCCTGTACATCCTTGCCTTCATGACGGTGATCGTGGGCGGATCGCTTGCGCTGTATGCCTGGCGCGCGCCCTCGGTCGGGCTGGGCGGCGGCTTTTCGCTGCTGTCGCGCGAATCGCTGCTGCTGTCGAACAACGTGGTGCTGACGGTCGCGGCGGGCTCGGTGCTGCTGGGCACGCTGTATCCGGTCGTGCTGGACGTCCTGGCCTGGGGCAAGATCTCCATCGGCCCGCCCTACTTCGAAGCCGTGTTCGTGCCGCTGATGACGCCTGCCATCTTCCTGATGGGCGTGGGCCCGGTCGCGCGCTGGAAGCAGGCCGAGGTCCCCGACCTCGCCAGGCGGCTGAAGGCGGCGTTCGGGGTCAGCGTGCTGACGGCGGTGCTGGCGCCGCTGGCCATGCCCGGGCCGCCGCGCTTCGGATCGCCGATGATCGTGCTGGGCCTGTGGCTGGCCGCCTGGTCCATCGCCAGCGCCGCCGCGCACGCGTGGCAGCGCATTACGGATGGCGAAGGCGAGGTGCTGCGGCGGCTGGCGCGCCAGCCGCGCTCCTGGTACGGAATGCTGCTGGCGCACGCGGGCGTGGGCGTCTTCATCGCGGGCGTCACGCTGGCCAACGGCTACGAAGTCAAGCGCGAGCTGCGGCTGGAGGTGGGCGCGTCCCACGAAGCGGGCGGCTACGGCTTCACGTTCGCCGGCATCGGCCCGGCCGCCGGACCCAACTACAGCGCGCAGCGCGCCGTCTTTCGCGTCACGCGCGACGGCAGGCCGGTGGTCACGCTGTATCCCGAAAAGCGCCTGTATACCGTGCAGGACATGGCGCTCAGCCAGGCCGACATCGACAGCGGCTTTTCGCGCGACCTCTTCGTGGCCCTGGGCGAACCGGTGGGCGAGAACGCCTGGACCGTGCGCATCCAGGTCAAGCCCTTCATGACCTGGATCTGGACGGGGTGCATCCTGATGGCGCTGGGCGGGCTGCTGGCGGCGGGCGACGGCCGCTACCGGCGTACGCAGCAGGCCGGCGCCGCCGTCCCCCAGGCCCGTGGCGCGGCTGCCGGGCGTGCCGCGCGGGAGGGCTATTGA
- the ccmA gene encoding heme ABC exporter ATP-binding protein CcmA translates to MRPADAPSPVLCARGLVSRRGGPGGPAPLDFDLHAGQLLHVQGANGSGKTSLLRMLAGLLRPLAGAVFNADGDVRRDPAAHYARTAYLGHGNGLSGDLTALENLRCALHVAGTPHADAEIAACLRTWRLGACLHAPAARLSQGQGRRLALAAVVLGAKPLWLLDEPDAGLDAASLDQLRQALEAHLAAGGAAVVASHRAPATCASPTQTLNMDDYADAGYAVSVGAA, encoded by the coding sequence ATGCGGCCCGCTGACGCGCCGTCCCCGGTGCTCTGCGCGCGCGGACTGGTCAGCCGGCGCGGCGGACCGGGCGGGCCTGCTCCCCTGGATTTCGACCTGCACGCCGGCCAGCTGCTGCACGTGCAGGGGGCCAACGGCAGCGGCAAGACCAGCCTGCTGCGCATGCTGGCGGGCCTGCTGCGGCCGCTGGCGGGCGCCGTGTTCAACGCGGACGGCGACGTCCGGCGCGATCCGGCCGCGCACTACGCGCGCACCGCCTACCTGGGCCATGGCAACGGCCTGTCCGGCGACCTGACCGCGCTGGAGAACCTGCGCTGCGCCCTGCACGTGGCCGGTACGCCGCACGCCGACGCCGAGATCGCCGCCTGCCTGCGCACGTGGCGGCTGGGCGCCTGCCTGCATGCCCCCGCCGCCCGGCTGTCGCAGGGCCAAGGCCGCCGCCTGGCGCTGGCTGCCGTGGTGCTGGGGGCCAAGCCCCTGTGGCTGCTGGACGAGCCCGACGCGGGCCTGGACGCAGCCAGCCTGGACCAACTGCGGCAGGCCCTGGAGGCGCACCTGGCGGCGGGCGGCGCGGCTGTCGTCGCCTCGCACCGGGCGCCGGCCACCTGCGCCTCCCCTACCCAAACCCTGAACATGGATGACTACGCGGATGCTGGCTACGCTGTCTCAGTTGGCGCTGCGTGA
- a CDS encoding nitrate reductase cytochrome c-type subunit — MKNRVTAIALCALLGSAAWAAPPFEVVDPMRGPTPVADETDPPLISPIENKDIKRMRTYSMQPPTIPHKIDGYQIDKNFNRCLTCHARVNTEETQAPPLSVTHYMDRDSNVLAEVSPRRYFCVQCHVPQAEAKPLVANDYQDIDVILKRLTAPASDKK; from the coding sequence ATGAAGAATCGCGTCACCGCAATCGCGCTTTGCGCCCTGCTCGGCTCGGCCGCCTGGGCGGCCCCGCCCTTCGAGGTGGTGGATCCGATGCGCGGCCCCACGCCCGTGGCGGACGAGACCGACCCGCCGCTCATCAGCCCCATCGAGAACAAGGACATCAAGCGGATGCGCACGTATTCCATGCAGCCGCCCACCATCCCGCACAAGATCGATGGCTATCAGATCGACAAGAACTTCAATCGCTGCCTGACCTGCCATGCGCGCGTCAACACGGAAGAGACGCAGGCCCCGCCGCTCAGCGTCACGCACTACATGGACCGCGACAGCAATGTGCTGGCCGAGGTGTCGCCGCGGCGCTATTTCTGCGTGCAATGCCACGTGCCGCAGGCCGAAGCCAAGCCGCTCGTGGCCAATGACTACCAGGACATCGACGTGATCCTCAAGCGCCTGACCGCTCCGGCGTCCGACAAGAAGTAA
- the ccmE gene encoding cytochrome c maturation protein CcmE yields MSPRKRRALAVLGGLVLLGLATALVLNALQSNLVFFFSPTQVAAREAPSQGSFRVGGLVEQGSLRREADGLTLRFAVTDTAHAVPVAYQGLLPDLFREGKGVVVAGKMGRDGVFRATEVLAKHDENYMPPEAAAAIKQAEAR; encoded by the coding sequence ATGAGCCCGCGCAAGCGCCGCGCGCTCGCCGTCCTGGGCGGTCTCGTGCTGCTGGGACTGGCCACCGCGCTGGTGCTCAACGCCCTGCAATCCAATCTGGTGTTCTTCTTCAGCCCGACGCAGGTGGCGGCCCGCGAGGCGCCCAGCCAGGGGAGCTTTCGCGTGGGCGGCCTGGTCGAACAGGGTTCGCTGCGCCGCGAGGCCGACGGCCTGACCCTGCGCTTTGCCGTGACCGACACGGCCCACGCCGTGCCCGTCGCCTACCAGGGGCTGCTGCCCGACCTGTTCCGCGAAGGCAAGGGCGTGGTCGTGGCCGGCAAGATGGGCCGTGACGGCGTATTCCGCGCCACCGAGGTGCTGGCCAAGCACGACGAGAACTACATGCCGCCGGAAGCCGCCGCGGCGATCAAGCAGGCGGAGGCGCGATGA
- the ccmC gene encoding heme ABC transporter permease CcmC — MHIPPSAFGSPRPAPPRTRWLRYASPALFYPLAGRMIPFLAVGAALLAAAGLYTGLVAAPVDSQQGEVYRILFIHVAAAWMSMFLYLVMAGYAALGLIFNTRLSFMMMRALAPTGALFTFLTLWTGALWGKPTWGAWWVWDARLTSELILLFLYLGFMALLAATDDTQRADRGGAILLLAGVVNVPIIYFSVQWWSTLHQGASINLTAAPSMARIMVTAMLLMVAAFWLYSAAVALARVRGIILEREPGAVQAGGDMAAGRTGPRGARTEAK; from the coding sequence ATGCACATCCCCCCATCCGCCTTCGGCTCCCCCCGCCCCGCCCCGCCACGCACGCGCTGGCTGCGCTACGCCTCGCCCGCGCTGTTTTACCCGCTGGCCGGCCGGATGATTCCGTTCCTTGCCGTGGGCGCCGCCCTGCTCGCGGCCGCCGGGCTGTACACGGGCCTCGTGGCCGCGCCCGTGGACAGCCAGCAGGGCGAGGTCTATCGCATCCTTTTCATCCACGTGGCGGCGGCGTGGATGTCCATGTTCCTGTACCTGGTCATGGCGGGATACGCCGCGCTGGGGCTCATCTTCAACACGCGGCTGTCGTTCATGATGATGCGCGCGCTGGCGCCCACCGGCGCGCTGTTCACGTTCCTGACCCTGTGGACGGGCGCGCTGTGGGGCAAGCCGACGTGGGGCGCATGGTGGGTGTGGGATGCGCGGCTGACGTCCGAGCTGATCCTGCTGTTCCTGTATCTGGGGTTCATGGCCCTGCTGGCCGCCACCGACGACACGCAACGCGCGGACCGGGGCGGCGCGATCCTGCTGCTGGCGGGGGTGGTCAACGTACCCATCATCTATTTCTCGGTGCAATGGTGGAGCACGCTGCATCAGGGCGCGTCCATCAACCTGACGGCCGCGCCCAGCATGGCGCGGATCATGGTCACCGCCATGCTGCTGATGGTCGCCGCCTTCTGGCTGTACAGCGCGGCGGTGGCGCTGGCGCGCGTGCGCGGCATCATCCTGGAGCGCGAGCCCGGCGCCGTGCAGGCGGGCGGCGACATGGCAGCGGGACGGACCGGCCCGCGCGGCGCGCGCACGGAGGCAAAATGA
- the ccmD gene encoding heme exporter protein CcmD, producing MSWETLFSLQGHGPYILGAYGVTILLMGWEALSLWRRARRARRQRDDSGGLAGRTRP from the coding sequence ATGAGCTGGGAAACCCTGTTTTCGCTGCAGGGCCACGGCCCGTACATCCTGGGCGCCTACGGCGTCACCATCCTGCTGATGGGGTGGGAGGCGCTGTCGCTATGGCGGCGCGCGCGCCGCGCCCGGCGGCAGCGGGACGACTCCGGCGGTCTCGCCGGCAGGACCCGTCCATGA
- the ccmB gene encoding heme exporter protein CcmB codes for MLATLSQLALREIRLAWRRPADTLGATLFFIVTGSLFPLAVGPEPALLLAMGPGVLWVCALLGILLSLQRPFAQDYDSGALEQLLVSPHPLPLLVGVKLGAHWFSTCLPLILASPVLALQFGLAPHAIGILVLSLLLGTPTLALVGGLGAALTLGLRGGALLPLVVLPLYVPVLIFGAGAVSATHAGLSAGPQLSLLGAGLCLAILLCPWSASAALRVALD; via the coding sequence ATGCTGGCTACGCTGTCTCAGTTGGCGCTGCGTGAGATCCGGCTGGCCTGGCGGCGACCGGCCGACACGCTGGGCGCGACGCTGTTCTTCATCGTCACGGGTTCCCTGTTCCCGCTGGCGGTGGGGCCCGAGCCCGCGTTGCTGCTGGCGATGGGACCGGGCGTGCTGTGGGTCTGCGCCCTGCTCGGCATCCTGCTCAGCCTGCAGCGCCCCTTTGCGCAGGACTACGACAGCGGCGCGTTGGAACAGTTGCTGGTGTCGCCGCATCCGCTGCCGCTGCTGGTGGGCGTGAAGCTGGGCGCGCACTGGTTCAGCACCTGCCTGCCGCTCATTCTTGCCAGCCCGGTGCTGGCCCTGCAGTTCGGCCTGGCGCCGCACGCCATCGGCATCCTCGTGCTGTCCCTGCTGCTGGGAACGCCCACGCTGGCGCTGGTGGGCGGCCTGGGCGCGGCGTTGACGCTGGGACTGCGCGGCGGCGCGCTGCTGCCGCTCGTGGTGCTGCCGCTGTACGTGCCGGTGCTGATATTTGGCGCGGGCGCCGTGTCGGCCACGCACGCCGGTTTGAGCGCGGGACCGCAGCTCTCGTTGCTGGGCGCGGGCCTGTGCCTGGCGATCCTGCTCTGCCCCTGGAGCGCATCGGCGGCGCTGCGCGTGGCGCTGGACTGA